One part of the Sphaerochaeta sp. genome encodes these proteins:
- a CDS encoding nucleoside deaminase: MGTVCDGTLTELDLRMLYEAVAVAHQAKEAGNHPFGALVADAQGHVLVRAGNDHRDSPALHAETKALLEAGRRFDQETLSRCTLYTTAEPCVMCTGALYWTGVPRLVYGISERDLLALTGDNPENPTFSLDCRTVLRAGQKTITVIGPVKDPNLVEAILADHRGFWK, translated from the coding sequence ATGGGTACCGTGTGTGATGGGACGTTGACGGAGCTTGACCTCCGTATGTTGTATGAGGCTGTGGCGGTCGCCCACCAGGCGAAAGAAGCAGGCAATCATCCATTTGGCGCGTTGGTGGCGGATGCACAGGGCCATGTACTGGTCCGCGCGGGAAATGACCACCGTGACAGTCCCGCGCTTCACGCCGAAACAAAGGCGTTGCTGGAAGCGGGACGTCGGTTTGACCAGGAAACGCTCAGCCGATGCACCCTGTACACCACCGCCGAGCCGTGCGTGATGTGTACCGGCGCGCTGTACTGGACGGGGGTTCCCCGTTTGGTGTACGGCATCAGTGAACGGGATCTTCTGGCATTGACCGGAGACAATCCGGAAAACCCCACCTTCAGCCTGGACTGCCGCACCGTGCTTCGCGCCGGACAAAAAACGATCACCGTCATCGGACCGGTGAAAGATCCCAATCTGGTGGAAGCGATTTTGGCCGACCATCGAGGGTTCTGGAAATGA
- a CDS encoding FKBP-type peptidyl-prolyl cis-trans isomerase yields the protein MNTRIGKKCAVACLMLVMVSVAVFAAGSKESSQDAVIGRIVEILEPGQQPVFTVRLADGTTKTVVADEETAGVLPPSSISVGDYVEMDLDGTDYAVALRWVNPLVSLGSIDVNINQSAVNKPEGLVNRFSYTYGYLLIKSLSQQGLYFDIDYYVRGTLDAIQASAGKSITVFFTEDEMNAFVQQYQDDIWNKGTAPKEFSGLELTDLESIGEMQKPNDLFQNFSYTYGYLVTYNMLKQGLTINGPYFSYGMLDMALGSNPLLTDEEMQQTFTEYQQQLTNQTISQNKEKEAAFLSANKNQAGVVTTDSGLQYQVLVSSDGKKPGPHDTVTFHYQLKTLDGQILEDSKKDGGDAPAMPLDGVIAGLQEGIPLMNVGSSFRFFIPSALAYGDGGAGNIQPGEMIIFDIDLIDTKSPDATPAN from the coding sequence ATGAATACACGTATCGGTAAGAAATGCGCCGTGGCCTGCCTGATGCTCGTCATGGTCAGTGTGGCCGTGTTCGCCGCGGGATCCAAGGAATCATCCCAGGACGCGGTCATCGGGAGAATCGTGGAGATCCTCGAGCCAGGGCAGCAGCCCGTATTCACCGTCCGGCTTGCCGACGGCACCACCAAGACGGTGGTGGCGGACGAGGAGACGGCAGGTGTCCTTCCCCCGTCCAGCATCTCGGTCGGGGATTACGTCGAGATGGATCTGGATGGCACGGATTACGCGGTGGCGCTCCGCTGGGTCAACCCACTGGTCAGCCTGGGTTCCATCGACGTCAACATCAACCAGTCAGCGGTGAACAAGCCGGAAGGACTGGTCAACCGCTTCAGCTACACCTACGGATATCTGTTGATCAAGTCACTCTCCCAGCAAGGACTGTATTTCGACATTGACTACTACGTGCGAGGCACGCTGGACGCCATCCAGGCATCCGCGGGCAAGTCGATCACCGTGTTCTTCACCGAAGATGAGATGAACGCCTTCGTGCAGCAGTACCAGGACGACATTTGGAACAAAGGGACCGCGCCCAAGGAGTTCAGCGGACTGGAACTGACCGATCTTGAGTCCATCGGAGAGATGCAAAAGCCCAATGATCTGTTCCAGAATTTCAGCTATACGTACGGATACCTGGTCACCTACAACATGCTCAAGCAGGGATTGACCATCAACGGACCGTATTTCTCCTACGGCATGCTGGATATGGCCCTCGGTTCCAATCCCCTCCTCACTGACGAGGAGATGCAGCAGACCTTCACCGAATACCAGCAGCAACTGACCAACCAAACCATTTCGCAGAACAAGGAAAAAGAGGCGGCGTTCCTCTCCGCCAACAAGAATCAGGCGGGAGTCGTGACGACGGACAGTGGTCTGCAATACCAGGTTTTGGTATCCTCTGACGGCAAGAAACCGGGTCCCCATGACACGGTGACGTTCCATTACCAGCTGAAGACGCTGGACGGACAGATCCTGGAGGATTCCAAGAAGGATGGTGGGGACGCGCCCGCCATGCCGCTTGACGGAGTCATCGCCGGCCTGCAGGAAGGCATCCCGTTGATGAACGTCGGATCCAGCTTCCGCTTCTTCATTCCTTCCGCGTTGGCGTACGGGGATGGTGGGGCGGGAAACATCCAGCCGGGTGAGATGATCATCTTTGATATTGACCTGATCGATACAAAGAGTCCCGACGCGACCCCCGCAAACTGA
- a CDS encoding LacI family transcriptional regulator — MKHTKEDDIQEIIRISGVSRSTIFRYLAGKGIRSSSRECIEEAMQMLQGREGKQRLAPATETETQEIIVSINTTTFDQFQGNSEALAGVMEEAGNRNVHIRLERDMQADRFGKGVIVLGKHDPEETQECELLKALHKPFVVINRMIEDPCVSYVASDVNRCAYDVCTHLLSTGKRRILFWGEQETRVSRDKFRGYRKALQDQGIPFDPSLVFDEKTPLEEVFSRFSQMQSRPDALLCMDDETATVAIRLAVEQGLRIPKEFSISGMNDLGSSKSIIPSLTSVRIPFRKLGTLALRTVLELMNNPFMKAAKITVCHDLVIRDSTRLPS; from the coding sequence ATGAAACACACCAAAGAAGATGATATTCAAGAAATCATCCGTATCTCAGGCGTCTCTCGTTCCACGATTTTTCGGTATCTCGCAGGGAAAGGAATTCGCTCTTCTTCACGTGAATGCATCGAAGAAGCGATGCAGATGCTCCAGGGGAGGGAAGGGAAACAGAGACTCGCTCCGGCAACGGAGACGGAAACACAAGAAATCATTGTATCGATCAACACGACGACATTTGACCAGTTCCAGGGAAACAGTGAGGCTCTCGCCGGCGTGATGGAGGAAGCGGGGAACCGGAACGTCCATATTCGGCTTGAGCGGGACATGCAGGCTGATCGCTTTGGGAAAGGGGTGATCGTGTTGGGAAAACATGATCCGGAAGAGACGCAGGAATGTGAATTGCTGAAAGCACTGCATAAACCGTTTGTGGTCATCAATCGTATGATTGAGGACCCGTGTGTGAGTTATGTGGCTTCCGATGTGAACCGCTGTGCCTATGATGTCTGCACCCATTTGCTTTCGACAGGAAAGCGGCGAATCTTGTTTTGGGGAGAACAGGAAACCAGGGTTTCGAGGGATAAGTTCCGAGGGTACCGCAAGGCGTTGCAGGACCAAGGAATTCCGTTTGATCCCTCGCTTGTGTTTGACGAAAAAACTCCGTTGGAGGAAGTCTTTTCACGGTTTTCCCAGATGCAATCGCGTCCTGACGCGCTGTTGTGCATGGACGATGAGACCGCAACTGTCGCAATTCGATTGGCGGTGGAACAAGGGTTGCGGATCCCAAAGGAATTCTCCATCAGCGGGATGAACGACCTTGGGTCGTCAAAAAGCATCATTCCTTCGTTGACAAGCGTCAGAATCCCGTTTCGGAAATTGGGAACGCTGGCGTTGCGTACTGTGCTGGAGTTGATGAACAATCCATTCATGAAAGCGGCGAAAATCACCGTCTGCCATGATCTGGTGATCCGTGATAGTACCAGACTCCCTTCCTGA
- a CDS encoding cytidylate kinase-like family protein — protein sequence MSCSTVFTIGRQFGSGGRQVGKRLANELGIPFYDKELVALAAKDSGLSEALFANADEKASSSLFYSLVVGSYPLATGAIGVTEMPLNDQLFLILSKTIKKLAEQSGCVIVGRCADYILRDHPDLVSVFIHAPIEDRKKRAIDIYQVAPADAEDVCLKNDKKRANFYNYYSDRKWGMCRTYDLSLDSGMLGIDGCVKQIISFTELWKANKNQPIR from the coding sequence ATGAGTTGCAGTACGGTGTTTACCATTGGGAGACAGTTTGGAAGCGGTGGTCGACAGGTAGGCAAACGGCTTGCCAACGAGCTGGGCATTCCGTTCTATGACAAGGAACTGGTCGCGTTGGCCGCCAAGGACAGCGGGTTGTCCGAAGCGCTGTTCGCCAATGCTGATGAGAAAGCCTCAAGCAGCCTGTTCTACTCGCTGGTGGTGGGAAGCTATCCGTTGGCGACCGGGGCCATCGGAGTCACGGAAATGCCGTTGAACGACCAGTTGTTTTTGATCCTCAGCAAGACGATCAAAAAACTGGCGGAGCAGAGTGGCTGTGTGATCGTTGGGCGATGCGCCGACTACATCCTGCGGGATCATCCGGATCTGGTTTCCGTGTTCATCCATGCCCCGATCGAAGACCGGAAGAAACGGGCCATCGACATCTACCAGGTCGCGCCTGCTGACGCCGAGGATGTCTGCCTGAAGAACGACAAGAAACGGGCCAACTTCTACAACTACTACAGTGACCGGAAGTGGGGGATGTGCCGGACGTACGACCTGTCGTTGGACAGCGGGATGCTGGGCATCGACGGGTGCGTGAAACAGATCATCAGCTTCACGGAACTGTGGAAGGCGAATAAGAACCAACCGATCAGATAA
- a CDS encoding cyclase family protein yields MLTVNGIQFSDVPPEDRTVFALADRGRLSDLLVELKTRVRCHGAVLLSTCDRVELWQEDGNADGYEPLCRVFGTSPLRWKNVAYRREGDAAVTWLFELACGLHSPLFGEDAIISQLEDAAILSRNSGCATPVTQQLFRLAVTVGKKAHSLLDLDQCEPHLCTALADVIHPHEGLPVLVIGSSATGRMVASFLTEKGCRVRMTLRDERKTELVPPGVEPVSYDGRFSLLHSYSVVICATKGLEYALSQTAPMRENALVIDLANPHDVEDGLAGRNGVRLVRDADLSYRRENREKNIAQSNVMIQRTLGEFKAWLKRERETHSISSLAEAAAEDLVFRMHPVVGKLGIADETEFSHQLADTAYKSVIHQLFSHGLSEDVVDLSHPLVPTPALYPGDPAVDIQDSFSLERDGYRVKRITLGSHSLTHVDAPAHLLPQGKTLGRFPLSRFIGTAYVMDGMDVRSVPDGVDMVVVSTGWEGKWGTKAYLEGYPVLSDADVERLLARGIHLFAFDTPSPDVDASYPIHRRIFSADGLIVENLTGTRALVGQTVRLLVLPLPIDGDGAPARVIALR; encoded by the coding sequence ATGCTCACGGTAAATGGAATCCAGTTTTCAGATGTTCCCCCCGAGGATCGGACGGTGTTCGCCCTGGCCGATCGTGGACGGCTCTCCGATCTGTTGGTGGAGCTGAAAACCCGCGTTCGGTGTCATGGCGCCGTGCTTCTCTCCACCTGTGACCGTGTGGAGTTGTGGCAGGAAGATGGCAACGCCGACGGGTATGAGCCACTGTGCCGTGTGTTTGGAACCAGCCCGCTTCGATGGAAGAATGTTGCCTATCGCAGGGAAGGTGACGCGGCGGTCACCTGGTTGTTTGAGCTTGCCTGTGGCCTGCATTCACCCCTCTTCGGGGAGGATGCAATCATCAGCCAGCTGGAGGATGCCGCCATCCTGTCACGAAACAGTGGGTGCGCCACACCGGTCACCCAGCAACTGTTCCGCCTTGCCGTTACCGTGGGGAAAAAAGCGCACAGCCTGCTGGATCTGGATCAGTGTGAACCCCATCTCTGTACCGCATTGGCGGATGTGATCCATCCCCATGAGGGGCTGCCCGTTTTGGTGATCGGCTCCAGCGCCACGGGTCGGATGGTCGCGTCGTTCCTCACGGAAAAAGGATGTCGTGTGCGCATGACGCTTCGGGATGAACGAAAGACGGAATTGGTTCCTCCTGGTGTGGAACCAGTCTCCTATGATGGGCGCTTTTCGTTGTTGCACTCCTATTCCGTCGTGATATGCGCTACCAAAGGGTTGGAGTACGCGCTTTCCCAAACCGCGCCGATGCGGGAGAACGCGTTGGTGATCGACCTTGCCAATCCTCATGACGTGGAGGACGGGTTGGCGGGGAGGAATGGCGTCCGGTTGGTTCGGGATGCCGATCTCTCCTACCGGCGGGAAAACAGGGAGAAGAACATCGCCCAAAGCAACGTGATGATCCAGAGAACATTGGGGGAATTCAAGGCATGGCTCAAACGGGAGCGGGAAACCCATTCCATCTCCTCGTTGGCCGAAGCCGCTGCGGAGGATCTGGTGTTCCGGATGCATCCTGTCGTGGGGAAGCTTGGTATTGCCGATGAAACAGAGTTTTCCCATCAGCTTGCCGATACGGCGTACAAGAGTGTCATTCACCAGCTGTTTTCCCATGGCCTGAGCGAGGATGTCGTCGACCTCAGCCATCCGCTTGTCCCGACACCAGCATTGTATCCCGGCGATCCCGCGGTGGATATCCAGGATTCCTTCTCGTTGGAACGCGATGGATACCGGGTGAAACGGATCACGCTGGGAAGCCACAGCCTGACCCATGTGGACGCTCCGGCCCATCTGCTTCCACAGGGGAAAACGCTGGGACGGTTCCCGCTTTCCCGTTTCATCGGTACGGCCTACGTGATGGATGGAATGGATGTCCGTTCCGTCCCCGACGGAGTGGACATGGTGGTGGTTTCCACCGGATGGGAGGGGAAGTGGGGGACGAAAGCGTACCTGGAAGGATACCCCGTGCTCTCTGATGCGGATGTGGAGCGGTTGCTGGCCCGTGGCATCCATCTGTTCGCCTTTGACACTCCCAGTCCTGACGTGGACGCATCATATCCGATCCACCGACGTATTTTCTCCGCCGATGGCCTGATCGTTGAGAATCTCACCGGGACCCGGGCTCTTGTCGGACAGACAGTGCGGCTTCTGGTGCTTCCCCTGCCGATTGATGGGGATGGCGCTCCGGCGCGTGTCATTGCCTTGCGATGA
- a CDS encoding DNA lyase, which translates to MDVVDFPATLLGGQCFSWKAQAGCFQTVLDGRVVTVRHQEDIGKEGLSDYFDMDFPYKEARGYLASLSSVLANAISLHPGLHILRQSQWIATISFIMSQNNNIKRITTMYDALCRMYGTHVEGSWYAFPTREQLGRATESELRDLHFGYRGAYIVKAVEEFSEIPDDLPTSKARNQLIARSGIGPKVADCILLYGCHRMDVFPMDTWMKKVMACYFSGKTPLMFAPYQALAQQYLFQAAQSGVLPCSR; encoded by the coding sequence ATGGACGTGGTTGATTTTCCCGCAACGCTCCTCGGGGGGCAGTGCTTCTCGTGGAAGGCGCAGGCGGGATGCTTTCAGACCGTACTCGATGGCCGTGTGGTGACGGTTCGTCACCAGGAAGACATCGGGAAGGAAGGCCTGTCAGACTATTTTGACATGGACTTCCCTTACAAGGAGGCAAGAGGATATCTTGCCTCCTTGTCGTCTGTCTTGGCAAATGCCATTTCCCTGCATCCGGGGCTGCACATCCTTCGCCAGAGCCAATGGATCGCGACGATCAGCTTCATCATGAGCCAGAACAACAACATCAAGCGGATCACAACGATGTATGACGCGCTCTGCCGGATGTACGGCACCCATGTGGAAGGATCGTGGTACGCGTTTCCCACCCGAGAGCAACTGGGACGGGCGACGGAATCTGAATTGCGGGATCTTCATTTTGGGTATCGGGGCGCCTACATCGTCAAAGCAGTGGAGGAGTTCTCCGAGATTCCTGATGATCTGCCGACTTCCAAAGCGCGAAACCAATTGATCGCCCGAAGCGGCATCGGTCCCAAAGTCGCCGACTGCATCCTGTTGTACGGGTGTCACCGGATGGATGTATTCCCGATGGATACGTGGATGAAAAAGGTCATGGCCTGTTATTTTTCTGGAAAGACTCCTTTGATGTTCGCGCCGTATCAGGCCTTGGCCCAGCAGTATCTGTTCCAGGCAGCGCAAAGCGGGGTATTGCCATGCTCACGGTAA
- a CDS encoding desulfoferrodoxin, with protein MRFLKCMHCGNIVEFVKVGGGTVTCCGDPMTELVPNTTDAAKEKHVPVLTEEKGKVKVVVGSVPHPMEPDHYIEWIALETEQGYQRKDLKPGMKPEAEFAILSGDKVKNVYAYCNKHGLWKA; from the coding sequence ATGAGATTCTTGAAGTGTATGCATTGCGGAAACATTGTTGAATTCGTCAAAGTCGGTGGCGGTACGGTCACTTGCTGCGGAGACCCGATGACGGAACTGGTTCCGAATACCACGGATGCCGCGAAAGAGAAGCACGTCCCCGTTTTGACTGAAGAGAAAGGCAAAGTGAAGGTTGTTGTTGGTTCTGTACCTCATCCGATGGAACCGGATCACTACATCGAGTGGATCGCTCTGGAGACTGAGCAGGGCTATCAGCGCAAAGATCTGAAACCGGGTATGAAGCCGGAAGCTGAGTTCGCCATTCTGTCTGGCGACAAGGTGAAGAACGTCTACGCCTATTGCAACAAGCATGGGCTTTGGAAAGCGTAA
- a CDS encoding MFS transporter, which translates to MSSLLLALVYAAFISLGLPDGLLGSAWPTMSQGFAVPVSYAGIVSMIIAGGTILSSLASDRVITRLGTGKTTFFSVLTTAIALFGFSLSHSFWQVCLWAVPYGLGAGSVDAALNNYVALHSTSRHMSWLHCFWGIGASTGPFIMGWSLSRGFAWNRGYQTVGVIQVVLCAVLLFSFPLWKETRAHNKASDERHVRLSLKNTASLAGAKAALIAFFCYCGLETTTGLWAASYLVLHRGVDPTTAASFASLFYLGITAGRFVAGFVTGTLGDERMVRLGQGVIAIGLLCLFLPLPGGIPLAGFVIIGVGCAPVYPSLLHATPAHFGAQYSQSIMGVQMASAYVGSTFLPPLFGRIASRIGIAFLPWYLLCFLVLMVFMTEHLAKTTRK; encoded by the coding sequence GGGCCTTCCCGACGGGCTGTTGGGAAGCGCCTGGCCCACCATGTCCCAAGGGTTCGCCGTTCCCGTGTCTTACGCCGGGATCGTCAGCATGATCATCGCCGGCGGAACCATTCTTTCCAGTCTGGCAAGTGATCGTGTGATCACCCGGCTGGGTACGGGGAAGACGACGTTCTTCAGTGTCCTGACCACCGCCATCGCGTTGTTCGGCTTTTCTCTTTCCCACTCCTTCTGGCAGGTGTGCCTTTGGGCCGTCCCGTACGGGTTGGGGGCGGGGAGCGTTGACGCGGCGCTGAACAACTATGTGGCGCTCCATTCCACGTCCCGCCACATGAGTTGGTTGCACTGTTTTTGGGGCATCGGAGCTTCCACCGGACCTTTCATCATGGGGTGGAGCCTGTCCCGAGGGTTTGCGTGGAACCGTGGATACCAGACGGTCGGCGTCATCCAGGTGGTCCTCTGCGCCGTATTGTTGTTTTCTTTTCCCCTTTGGAAGGAAACGCGGGCACACAACAAAGCTTCTGATGAACGGCATGTCCGCCTGTCGCTGAAGAATACAGCCTCTCTTGCCGGGGCGAAAGCGGCGCTCATCGCGTTTTTCTGCTATTGCGGTCTGGAGACGACCACCGGACTGTGGGCTGCCAGTTATCTGGTGCTGCATCGGGGCGTCGACCCCACCACCGCCGCGTCGTTCGCGTCGCTGTTCTATTTGGGAATCACCGCGGGAAGATTTGTTGCGGGATTCGTTACCGGAACGTTGGGGGATGAGCGCATGGTACGCCTTGGGCAGGGCGTCATCGCGATCGGATTGCTCTGCTTGTTCCTGCCGCTTCCCGGGGGCATTCCCTTGGCGGGATTCGTCATCATCGGCGTGGGATGCGCTCCGGTGTATCCCAGTCTCCTGCATGCCACCCCGGCGCATTTCGGAGCCCAGTACTCACAGTCCATCATGGGGGTGCAGATGGCTTCTGCCTATGTGGGTTCCACGTTCCTTCCTCCGTTGTTCGGCAGGATCGCATCCCGTATCGGCATCGCGTTCCTTCCGTGGTATCTCCTGTGTTTCCTTGTCCTGATGGTTTTCATGACGGAACACTTGGCAAAAACCACAAGAAAGTAA